In Campylobacter suis, the following proteins share a genomic window:
- a CDS encoding ATP-dependent helicase — MPLSKLNQEQYTAATAPSGHNLIIASAGTGKTSTIVARIAHLLHQGVSAEKILLLTFTNKAASEMIARLGRYFDKSVTSKITAGTFHSVSFTLLKALGKNIILKQPSELKILLKSLVERRKFYHLSDVKPYGGAYLYDVYSLYQNTETKLSFYEYFKQKNDEQAVYAEIYDDVLREFETEKEKFGYADFNDLLIKMRNELNSGANLAFDEILIDEYQDTNTLQGSLIDAFKTKSLFCVGDFDQSIYAFNGANIEIIGTFSERFKDANIYALNINYRSSSSILALANKVIANNPRLYPKNLIVSREGEFKPPRLLVYNELIEQYENIADIISLSPLPREDIAVIFRNNSSADGVEIALRERGISAKRKGSTSFFESREIKALIDIMGIVVNPRDIMAFIHIFEYAKGIGSAVAKELFDALMKLGHKSVLDGILNPDTSVNISSSRGRNYQLGLFDDLDEFGDTARFSKLGFSQNFISHPALKLQKLSENGAEFLYEAYKLFGSLCTLKSPNLAINEIKNSKIYNFIVDTLATKRATLKNGSVDPALFNEAKERIIRKASLLAEMSKNYNDISKFYNFLTLGSSEMSEGQGVNLLSVHASKGLEFGLVFVVDLAQNRFPNLKLMNMGGSLDEERRLFYVAVTRAKDELYLSYAKFDKIKKVNYLPSCFLVEAGMAKPDMV; from the coding sequence ATGCCACTTTCAAAGTTAAATCAAGAGCAATACACTGCCGCAACCGCACCATCAGGACACAATCTAATCATAGCCTCAGCAGGCACAGGCAAAACCAGCACCATTGTTGCCCGTATTGCGCATTTGCTGCACCAAGGCGTAAGTGCGGAAAAAATTTTACTACTTACATTTACAAACAAAGCCGCAAGCGAGATGATAGCTAGGTTGGGACGATACTTTGATAAGAGCGTAACTAGCAAGATAACGGCTGGGACTTTTCACTCTGTGTCTTTTACTTTGCTTAAAGCACTTGGAAAAAATATAATTTTAAAGCAACCAAGTGAGCTTAAAATTTTATTAAAAAGCCTTGTTGAGCGTAGAAAATTTTATCATCTAAGTGATGTAAAACCTTATGGTGGGGCATATTTATACGATGTTTACTCGCTTTATCAAAATACTGAAACTAAGCTTAGCTTTTATGAATACTTTAAACAAAAAAATGATGAACAAGCTGTTTATGCTGAAATTTACGACGATGTTTTGCGTGAGTTTGAGACAGAAAAGGAGAAATTTGGCTATGCTGATTTTAATGATTTGCTCATAAAAATGCGAAATGAATTAAATAGTGGAGCAAATTTAGCTTTTGATGAAATTTTGATTGACGAGTATCAGGATACAAACACTTTACAAGGCTCATTGATTGATGCGTTTAAGACAAAAAGCCTTTTTTGTGTTGGCGACTTTGATCAAAGCATTTATGCGTTTAATGGTGCAAATATCGAGATTATAGGCACCTTTAGCGAGCGTTTTAAGGACGCAAATATCTATGCTTTAAATATCAACTACCGTTCAAGCTCAAGCATATTAGCCCTTGCTAATAAGGTCATAGCAAATAATCCACGCTTATACCCTAAAAACTTAATCGTAAGCCGTGAAGGAGAGTTTAAGCCACCGCGCCTACTAGTTTATAACGAACTAATCGAGCAGTATGAAAATATCGCCGACATTATCTCGCTAAGCCCTTTACCGCGCGAAGATATAGCAGTCATTTTTCGTAATAACTCATCTGCAGATGGCGTTGAGATAGCGCTTCGTGAGCGAGGCATAAGCGCAAAACGCAAGGGTAGTACCAGTTTTTTTGAAAGCAGGGAGATAAAAGCACTTATTGACATCATGGGTATCGTTGTTAATCCGCGTGATATAATGGCGTTTATACATATATTTGAGTATGCAAAAGGTATCGGAAGTGCCGTGGCAAAGGAGCTTTTTGACGCATTGATGAAACTTGGGCATAAGAGTGTGTTGGACGGAATTTTAAATCCAGACACAAGCGTAAATATCTCAAGTAGCCGCGGACGAAATTACCAGCTGGGGCTTTTTGACGATCTTGATGAATTTGGCGATACAGCTAGGTTTTCAAAGTTAGGGTTTAGTCAAAATTTTATCTCACACCCAGCCTTAAAACTTCAAAAACTTAGCGAAAATGGAGCCGAATTTCTATATGAAGCGTATAAGCTTTTTGGCTCACTTTGTACGCTAAAAAGTCCAAATTTGGCTATAAATGAGATAAAAAATAGCAAAATTTATAATTTCATCGTCGATACGCTTGCCACAAAAAGAGCTACGCTTAAAAATGGAAGCGTTGATCCTGCGTTATTTAACGAAGCAAAAGAGCGTATCATACGAAAGGCCAGCTTGCTTGCTGAGATGAGTAAAAATTATAATGATATTAGTAAATTTTATAATTTTTTAACCCTTGGAAGCTCTGAAATGAGTGAAGGGCAGGGTGTAAATTTGCTTAGTGTGCATGCCAGCAAGGGGCTTGAGTTTGGTCTTGTTTTTGTTGTTGATCTGGCACAAAACCGATTTCCAAATTTAAAACTCATGAATATGGGAGGCTCTTTAGATGAGGAGCGAAGGCTCTTTTATGTGGCGGTCACACGGGCAAAAGATGAGCTTTATCTAAGTTATGCAAAATTCGACAAGATAAAAAAAGTAAACTATCTACCAAGCTGCTTTTTAGTAGAAGCTGGTATGGCAAAGCCTGATATGGTTTGA
- a CDS encoding alpha-2-macroglobulin family protein codes for MLLARLFLPLAFTISTYAFELNGEAQIFDDGLTLELGIKNEFSKNLIGKVTNKELVKCSPSIEGISEYSKKSIIIYQPNLHAGMQYICTAKESKTEFQTDNFAVKELKKISPKNYVIAFNDDINASELANSLKIDQASFSTQMLSKKDVLITLNEDILEPNFSLAKGFKSIYGAETLKDFNKNFSKTNAEKPNFTDNEKAKTLTLATPVSAQLENGKMGIRFYLKDYIKTDGAKKFIKISGIKNFNISQAEYIYYYQRESEKIDGEFGYYFTILSDEFMPQTEYDIELLPGFGDEYSILRSKQNFSVKLGDLKPFVSFINDLPYISSVGAIGIKSANTPQIKVVIEKLSEQNYRYFLNFKQHELNGLTTEVASKTYDLGGALNQLQEHKIKLDFAGSGDGVYLINIFYDKDKLLQKAVYLSDIAVNAKMSKDELFVFANRIGESMMLANANVKIYGHKNEELGVGATNDEGIYRLSKKDIYKNAKSVVVSLGKEQNFLIINEHDKLNKNAYYKKQDANESVNAFVHFASNIIRPNESIQGTIYLRTDDFKPLNQMPVRLVFSDPQNKKLIESSLKTNEFGVVDFNKSLSSELTGKFMLDVIYASKKIRSVPFFVESFTPSRIKNEISLQKENFKNNEVILANFTSTYLFGSVAGNLSATAELSMFNKEYKNETYKDFSFKNHTLKNSEYQSIFKNFKLENNGTAQQAFAIHLPQNSANVIDALLTFSTNDDGKSVSDVKNFEIFPFDNVVGVHANKTFIEPNEKVKLQAISLDTTAFLPQKKDIKFQIKRTVWQYNINEYGHLRWFKELEDVAEFIKSEPFEYEFLQSGEYTVVAKDEISGASASVDISVSGFNYSTLAPTNELTQAQIKLNAQKYKAGEMINADISSVIKEGMALITLEANGVIAHKLTHIKNNSANAKFEVPEGFDGGYVSASIYRLADQSNVPFRAYSKVYAKADVSHKELKTSINAPKTAKTNQRVRIEIKTAPNSDVSLFAVDLGVLNITNQESPNPLKYFTKQLNDGVFDYDIYNSLASYEVAGKVLNFGGDMTNMLMAARMAKHESPVDSKNIESFVKMARLKADKNGTAVYEIKIPQGLNSALRVDTISTNDDKIGVASQKIIIKDDVVLKPSILSYIVKDDEIQALLRLINTTDKEKNLELSITSSQNLDVNLSTTSISIDPKQSEVLELRLNAKEVGKANFEIIAKEEEGEIFTHTSKLDIIHKYPKSTFAKSYSIEKARNFQLPLGFENINIDASTSISSLVATLSKNLIEYPYGCSEQRSSRLLALLHAKSANEMQEQDRIRFIKSGLNELIKMQKSSGEFGYWSEVTDVNTFASIYAADTIFELDNAGFSVDKSTKNRTINGIKELKLKNQTQALYALYVLAKFNAIDKSRLNTLYDSKAYTRNLLDSYLMASVFKISGYEKEANSIIKNKKTQNQTTQNSNENFHSTFRDDAFVLFLHAKHFEKDSFSDKLAKELITKINSTNSTQERAFVLRALNAYFPNQDGANFKLTYDEKTTEFQKGASVNITSKNGEFSIDPSTPIFISIISSAYTDLNIKHQKDQKELDIFRTFVDKNGKEISLNSLKENDVIYSKLEISAKSPIEVGVINEITSTCFEAINENITNINRPEILKNSLNLQYQTLKDDRTISFFDLHEGASKTLFTPYRVVLKGKCNLPAVSVENMYNEEQNDYDLAQKSFIVK; via the coding sequence ATGCTTTTAGCGCGTCTTTTTTTGCCACTTGCGTTTACTATTTCCACTTACGCTTTTGAGCTTAATGGAGAAGCTCAGATTTTTGATGATGGCTTAACACTTGAGCTTGGCATAAAAAATGAATTTAGTAAAAATTTAATAGGCAAAGTAACCAACAAAGAGCTTGTAAAATGTAGCCCAAGCATTGAAGGCATTAGCGAATATTCAAAAAAAAGTATCATAATTTATCAGCCAAATTTGCACGCTGGTATGCAATATATCTGCACAGCCAAAGAGAGCAAGACAGAATTTCAAACAGATAACTTTGCCGTCAAAGAGCTAAAAAAGATAAGCCCAAAAAACTATGTCATAGCGTTTAATGATGATATAAATGCAAGCGAACTAGCAAATTCCCTAAAGATAGATCAAGCAAGCTTTAGCACACAAATGCTTAGCAAAAAAGATGTTCTTATAACTCTTAATGAGGATATTTTAGAGCCAAATTTTAGCCTTGCAAAAGGCTTTAAAAGTATTTACGGAGCAGAGACTCTAAAAGATTTTAATAAAAATTTTAGCAAAACCAATGCGGAAAAACCAAATTTTACCGATAATGAAAAAGCAAAAACACTCACTCTAGCTACACCGGTCTCAGCACAACTTGAAAATGGCAAAATGGGGATAAGATTTTATCTAAAAGATTACATAAAGACAGATGGTGCTAAGAAATTTATAAAAATTTCAGGCATTAAAAATTTCAACATCTCACAAGCAGAATACATCTATTACTATCAAAGAGAAAGCGAGAAGATAGATGGGGAATTTGGGTACTATTTTACCATACTAAGTGATGAGTTTATGCCACAAACCGAGTATGATATAGAGCTTTTACCAGGCTTTGGAGATGAGTATAGTATACTTAGAAGCAAGCAAAATTTTAGCGTAAAGCTTGGGGATTTAAAGCCATTTGTAAGTTTTATAAATGATCTTCCATATATCTCAAGCGTAGGTGCTATCGGTATAAAAAGCGCAAATACACCACAAATAAAAGTAGTAATAGAAAAACTTAGCGAACAAAATTACAGATACTTTTTAAATTTCAAACAGCACGAACTTAACGGGCTTACAACCGAAGTAGCCTCTAAAACCTACGACCTCGGCGGAGCCTTAAACCAACTACAAGAACATAAGATAAAGCTGGACTTTGCTGGCTCTGGTGATGGTGTTTATCTTATAAATATCTTTTACGATAAAGACAAGCTTTTACAAAAAGCTGTATATCTAAGCGACATCGCCGTAAACGCAAAGATGAGCAAAGATGAGCTTTTTGTCTTTGCTAATCGCATTGGAGAGAGCATGATGTTAGCAAATGCAAATGTCAAAATTTATGGGCATAAAAATGAAGAGCTTGGCGTAGGGGCAACAAATGATGAGGGAATTTATAGACTTAGCAAAAAAGATATTTACAAAAACGCAAAGTCAGTTGTGGTCAGTCTTGGCAAGGAGCAAAATTTTCTTATTATAAACGAGCATGACAAACTAAACAAAAATGCCTACTATAAAAAACAAGATGCAAATGAGAGCGTAAATGCGTTTGTGCATTTTGCAAGTAACATTATCCGCCCAAACGAGAGCATACAAGGCACCATATACCTAAGGACTGATGACTTTAAGCCGTTAAATCAAATGCCAGTTAGACTCGTTTTTAGCGATCCACAAAACAAAAAACTCATAGAATCCAGCCTAAAAACAAACGAATTTGGTGTTGTTGATTTTAACAAAAGCCTTTCTAGCGAGCTTACTGGAAAATTCATGCTTGATGTCATATATGCCTCAAAAAAGATAAGAAGCGTTCCTTTTTTTGTAGAAAGCTTTACACCATCTCGGATAAAAAATGAGATATCTTTACAAAAAGAAAATTTTAAAAACAACGAAGTTATCCTAGCAAATTTTACAAGCACCTATCTTTTTGGCTCTGTGGCTGGAAATTTAAGTGCAACAGCCGAGCTTAGCATGTTTAACAAAGAGTATAAAAATGAAACATACAAGGACTTTAGCTTTAAAAATCATACTCTAAAAAATAGCGAATACCAAAGTATATTTAAAAATTTTAAGCTTGAAAATAACGGCACAGCCCAACAAGCTTTTGCCATACATCTACCGCAAAACTCTGCAAATGTTATCGATGCGCTTCTTACATTTAGCACAAATGATGATGGTAAGAGCGTAAGTGATGTTAAAAATTTTGAAATTTTTCCGTTTGATAATGTTGTAGGAGTGCATGCAAATAAGACATTTATCGAGCCAAACGAAAAGGTAAAACTTCAGGCTATATCGCTTGATACGACTGCATTTTTACCACAAAAAAAGGATATAAAATTTCAGATAAAACGCACCGTCTGGCAGTATAACATAAATGAGTATGGGCATTTACGATGGTTTAAAGAGCTTGAAGATGTAGCAGAATTTATAAAATCAGAACCCTTTGAATATGAATTTTTACAAAGTGGCGAATACACAGTTGTAGCAAAAGATGAGATAAGCGGCGCAAGTGCGAGTGTAGATATAAGCGTAAGTGGCTTTAACTATTCAACACTAGCCCCAACAAATGAGCTAACTCAAGCGCAAATTAAGCTAAATGCTCAAAAATACAAAGCTGGAGAGATGATAAATGCCGATATTAGCTCAGTCATAAAAGAGGGTATGGCACTTATAACCCTTGAAGCAAATGGTGTTATAGCTCATAAACTAACTCATATTAAAAACAATTCAGCAAATGCAAAATTTGAAGTGCCAGAGGGCTTTGATGGAGGCTATGTGAGTGCTAGCATTTACAGACTTGCCGATCAATCAAATGTGCCTTTTAGAGCTTACTCTAAAGTTTACGCAAAAGCCGATGTTTCGCATAAAGAGCTTAAAACTAGCATAAATGCTCCAAAAACCGCAAAAACAAACCAAAGAGTCCGCATAGAGATTAAAACCGCTCCAAACTCAGATGTATCACTATTTGCAGTAGATCTTGGAGTGCTAAACATCACAAATCAAGAAAGCCCAAATCCACTAAAATATTTCACAAAACAGCTAAATGACGGAGTTTTTGACTATGACATATATAACAGCCTAGCAAGCTATGAAGTTGCTGGTAAGGTTTTAAATTTTGGTGGAGATATGACAAATATGCTAATGGCTGCACGCATGGCAAAGCACGAAAGTCCTGTTGATAGCAAAAACATTGAGAGCTTTGTAAAGATGGCTCGATTAAAAGCTGATAAAAATGGCACTGCGGTATATGAGATAAAAATTCCCCAAGGATTAAATTCAGCCCTTAGAGTCGATACTATAAGCACAAATGATGATAAAATAGGCGTAGCAAGCCAAAAAATAATCATAAAAGATGATGTTGTACTAAAACCTAGTATATTAAGCTACATTGTAAAAGATGATGAGATACAAGCACTTTTAAGACTAATAAATACCACTGATAAAGAGAAAAATCTAGAACTAAGTATAACTTCTAGTCAAAATTTAGATGTAAATTTAAGCACTACAAGCATAAGCATAGATCCAAAACAAAGCGAAGTTTTAGAGCTAAGGTTGAACGCAAAAGAGGTTGGCAAGGCAAATTTTGAGATCATAGCAAAAGAAGAAGAAGGTGAAATTTTTACTCATACAAGCAAACTTGATATAATACACAAATACCCAAAAAGTACTTTTGCTAAAAGCTATAGCATTGAAAAAGCAAGAAATTTTCAGCTTCCGCTAGGCTTTGAAAATATCAATATAGACGCTTCAACATCCATCTCAAGCCTAGTTGCCACTCTTTCAAAAAATTTGATTGAGTATCCTTATGGGTGTTCGGAGCAACGCTCTAGCAGGCTTCTTGCCCTACTTCACGCAAAAAGCGCAAACGAGATGCAAGAGCAAGATAGGATACGCTTTATAAAAAGTGGCTTAAACGAACTAATAAAAATGCAAAAAAGTAGCGGAGAATTTGGCTACTGGAGTGAAGTTACAGATGTAAATACTTTTGCTTCAATCTATGCAGCCGATACTATTTTTGAGCTTGATAATGCAGGTTTTAGCGTCGATAAAAGTACTAAAAACCGCACTATAAACGGGATAAAAGAGTTAAAACTAAAAAATCAAACACAAGCACTCTACGCACTTTATGTCCTAGCAAAATTTAACGCCATAGACAAGTCTAGACTAAATACACTTTATGACTCAAAAGCCTACACAAGAAACTTGTTAGATAGCTATTTGATGGCTTCTGTTTTTAAAATTTCAGGATATGAAAAAGAGGCAAACTCTATTATAAAAAATAAAAAAACACAAAATCAAACCACACAAAATAGCAATGAAAATTTTCACTCAACATTTAGAGATGACGCATTTGTGCTATTTTTACATGCGAAGCATTTTGAAAAAGACTCATTTTCTGATAAGCTTGCAAAAGAGCTTATAACAAAGATAAACAGCACAAACTCAACACAAGAGCGAGCCTTTGTTTTGCGTGCATTAAATGCCTATTTTCCAAATCAAGACGGTGCTAATTTTAAACTAACTTATGATGAAAAAACTACCGAATTTCAAAAAGGTGCAAGCGTAAATATAACCTCTAAAAATGGCGAATTTAGCATAGATCCTAGCACTCCTATTTTTATAAGCATAATCTCAAGCGCATACACAGACCTTAACATCAAACACCAAAAAGATCAAAAAGAGCTTGATATTTTTAGAACTTTTGTGGATAAAAATGGTAAAGAAATATCCTTAAACTCACTTAAAGAAAATGATGTTATCTACTCAAAACTTGAGATTAGCGCAAAAAGCCCCATTGAAGTTGGCGTAATAAACGAGATAACTAGCACTTGTTTTGAAGCTATAAATGAAAATATAACAAACATCAATCGACCAGAGATACTAAAAAATAGCTTAAATTTACAGTATCAGACATTAAAAGATGATCGCACTATAAGCTTTTTTGATCTTCATGAAGGGGCTAGCAAAACGCTATTTACTCCTTACAGGGTCGTTTTAAAAGGAAAGTGTAACCTACCCGCGGTAAGTGTTGAAAACATGTATAATGAAGAGCAAAACGATTATGATTTGGCTCAAAAAAGCTTTATCGTAAAATGA
- the pbpC gene encoding penicillin-binding protein 1C, with product MTLDVIYPLNLDTLKKDESKVVFDSNGEILRIKLASDGALRFYTKNIPDVLKQSVVLFEDRHFYYHFGINPLSIIRAAIHNINHKNRIGASTITMQVARMLSQNERTYANKIREIFVALQLEWRFSKDEILNFYFNLAPYGGNIQGVKAASFSYFQRDLDELSYAQMALLSTIPKNPNKNRLDRRSNINVLKNRVIKMLYKANIIDKNAFIRAQNEPFQNTRKNLPYNAPDFSDVAIKNGLKDTNLSLKMQQNLQNVLKTSMLALREKNANNAAGIVIDNEKMSVVAFVGSHDELANDGKNSALNMRRNVGSTLKPFIFSLGLDRGLITPKKELIDTQITLNEYTPRNFNNSFIGIVSASDALRFSLNIPFVSLNEKLGENSLFELLQKVNLVDEKKEFYGASIVLGSSEISILNLAHLYTIYANKGILKPLEFAGELVNGQKDEIFLISEQSAFLTAEILSNASRTYLGNAWKYAQNTPRIAFKTGTSYGSRDIYAVGVNQNYTIAVWIGNFNAQKMIGLTGLKDASKVIFDMFKLISLNENLSFMRKPSGIKNEKVCLDAFSLKECKNEQNDEIIEEVKQLSQCENMRSEELDFLIKNEILTKLELSQSPCKEHLRDKKPIFSSPYANENIIAFDEVSKIMVKCYAFLGDEIFLKIDDNEFIKVESGSENIVSLPLGEHTLKCLDENSNLTQIDIKIRR from the coding sequence TTGACGCTTGATGTCATTTATCCATTAAATTTAGATACGCTTAAAAAAGATGAAAGCAAGGTTGTTTTTGATAGCAACGGTGAAATTTTACGCATAAAACTTGCTAGCGATGGGGCTCTTAGATTTTATACAAAAAATATCCCAGATGTTTTAAAGCAGAGCGTTGTGCTTTTTGAGGATAGGCATTTTTACTACCATTTTGGCATAAATCCACTCTCTATCATACGAGCCGCCATACACAACATAAACCATAAAAACCGCATAGGTGCAAGCACAATAACAATGCAAGTAGCAAGAATGCTTAGTCAAAACGAACGAACCTATGCAAACAAAATTCGTGAGATATTTGTCGCGCTTCAGCTTGAGTGGCGCTTTAGCAAAGATGAAATTTTAAATTTTTATTTTAACCTAGCACCTTATGGTGGCAACATACAAGGAGTAAAAGCTGCCTCATTTAGCTATTTTCAAAGAGATCTTGATGAACTAAGCTATGCACAAATGGCACTTCTTAGCACCATACCTAAAAATCCAAACAAAAATAGACTCGATCGTCGCTCAAATATAAATGTCCTTAAAAATCGAGTCATAAAAATGCTTTACAAAGCTAATATCATCGATAAAAACGCCTTTATCAGAGCGCAAAACGAACCGTTTCAAAATACCCGCAAAAACCTACCTTATAACGCTCCTGACTTTAGCGATGTAGCCATAAAAAATGGCTTAAAAGATACAAATTTAAGTCTAAAAATGCAACAAAATTTACAAAATGTCCTAAAAACTTCCATGCTAGCGTTAAGAGAAAAAAACGCAAATAACGCCGCTGGTATAGTTATTGACAACGAAAAAATGAGCGTAGTAGCATTTGTTGGCTCACATGACGAGCTGGCAAATGATGGCAAAAATAGCGCACTAAATATGAGACGAAATGTAGGCAGCACCCTAAAGCCATTTATATTTTCTCTAGGACTTGATAGAGGTCTGATAACACCTAAAAAAGAGCTTATAGATACGCAAATAACGCTAAATGAGTATACCCCAAGAAATTTCAACAATAGCTTTATAGGCATAGTGAGCGCATCTGACGCACTTCGTTTTAGCCTAAATATCCCATTTGTAAGCTTAAATGAAAAGCTTGGTGAAAATTCGCTATTTGAGCTACTGCAAAAAGTAAATTTAGTTGACGAAAAAAAAGAATTTTACGGAGCAAGTATAGTGCTTGGTAGCTCTGAAATAAGCATTTTAAACCTAGCTCATCTTTATACGATATATGCAAACAAAGGCATACTAAAGCCACTTGAGTTTGCTGGTGAGCTTGTAAACGGGCAAAAAGATGAGATATTTTTAATCAGCGAACAAAGTGCCTTTTTAACCGCAGAAATTTTAAGCAATGCAAGTAGAACATATCTAGGAAATGCTTGGAAATATGCACAAAATACGCCACGTATCGCCTTTAAAACAGGAACAAGCTACGGCTCAAGGGACATCTATGCTGTTGGCGTTAATCAAAACTACACCATAGCCGTTTGGATAGGAAATTTTAACGCTCAAAAAATGATAGGGCTAACTGGTTTAAAGGACGCTTCAAAGGTCATTTTTGATATGTTTAAGCTTATATCTTTAAACGAAAATTTAAGTTTTATGAGAAAGCCAAGTGGCATAAAAAACGAAAAAGTCTGCCTTGACGCCTTTAGCCTAAAAGAGTGCAAAAATGAACAAAATGATGAGATAATAGAGGAGGTAAAACAGCTATCGCAGTGTGAAAATATGCGTAGCGAGGAGCTTGATTTTTTAATCAAAAACGAAATTTTAACCAAACTAGAACTCTCGCAAAGTCCCTGCAAAGAGCATTTAAGAGACAAAAAACCTATATTTTCAAGCCCTTATGCAAATGAAAATATCATAGCCTTTGATGAAGTAAGCAAAATTATGGTAAAATGCTATGCTTTTTTAGGAGATGAAATTTTCTTAAAAATAGACGATAACGAGTTCATCAAAGTAGAAAGCGGAAGCGAAAATATCGTTAGCTTACCACTTGGCGAGCATACACTAAAATGCCTTGATGAAAACTCAAATTTAACCCAAATAGATATAAAAATAAGGAGATGA